The DNA sequence TCTCTCGTTACGTATTGCGTGTTGCCCGATGATGCATTGATGTAGGTCATGTTTCTCTCCTTTTTTTCTTACAGAAAAAACAAAGAGATAATGACCCTCTGATGGTCTAAGAATCAAGTATCATTTTGTTACGTATAGCAATGTGAATTGGATGTCGCCGGTTAAGATAAGAACAACGCTCATCGGTGGTGACAAAAAGATGCTTGTCTGGAATGATCTTCAAGAAGATCAAAAAATAGAAATATACGACAAAGGAGTTGATGTAGAAAGCAGGGAAGGCATTTATGATCTCCTTGTCAGTTACCGTTCAGGAGATATGTGGGTGCCGAAAGTGAATAAAACGGAAGCGTTGAAGCTTGAAACAGAACATTTTGTAGACTGTGTGTTAAACAATAAAACGCCCATCAATGATGGTATATCAGGATTAAGAGTTGTCGAAGTTCTTGAAGCTGCAAATAAATCGTTAATGAAAAAGGGTGAAATAGTAGAACTATGAGTCAATATTTGTCCGTATCAGATGATGTCAAGCTTGGGAAAAACATAAAACTGTCAAAGTTTATAAACCTGTACGGATGCTCCATCGGCGATAATACCAAGATAGGTGCATTTGTAGAGGTACAGAAAAATGCCGTAATCGGCAAGAACTGCAAAATATCAAGCCACACCTTTATCTGTGAAGGCGTGACCATAGAAGACAATGTTTTTGTCGGACACGGTGTAGCTTTCATAAACGACCTTTACCCGAGAGCAACAAACCCTGAAGGTGCATTGCAGACAGAGGAGGATTGGAAAGTGGAACCAACTTTGGTTAAAAGAGGAGCTTCAATTGGCTCCGGATCAACTATCCTCTGTAATGTAACAATAGGAGAAAATGCAGTTATAGGAGCCGGTAGTGTTGTAACGAAAGATGTACCGCCAGATATGATAGTGGCGGGCAATCCGGCCCGTATACTGAGAAAAATCCAGGAGGTTAAACCGTGAAAGTACCTTTTCTCGATCTTAAAATGCAGTATCAGTCTCTTAGAACAGAAATTAATCAAGCATTACAAAATGTTATGGACAATACAGCCTTTGCCGGCGGACCCTTAGTCGCGCAGTTTGAAAAGGAATTTGCCGCATTCTGTGGATCTGAGCATGCTATCGGAGTGGGTTCCGGAACAGATGCCCTGTGGCTGAGCCTGATTGCTCTTGGTGTTGGTGAAGGAGATGAAGTTATAACGGTGCCTGATACGTTTATTGCGACTGCAGAGGCCATAAGTTTTTGCGGTGCAAAGCCTGTTTTTGTTGATGTTGATGAAAAAACTTACAACATGGACACATCTTTAATTGAGGCCGCAATTACATCAAAGACAAAGGCGATAATACCGGTCCATCTTTTTGGTCAGACGGCCGATATGGATTCAATAATGGATATCGCCAGAGAGCATGGTTTACATGTCATTGAAGATGCATGTCAGGCACACGGGGCTTTATACAAGGGAAACTCAGCCGGTACAATGGGTGACGCGGGCTGTTTTAGTTTCTATCCGGGCAAGAACCTCGGAGCCTATGGTGAAGCAGGTGCTGTGGTAACCAACAACGGTGATATGGCAGACAGAATTCGCATATTGCGGGATCATGGTCAGGCAAAAAAGTACTACCATAATTTTATAGGTTGGAACGCACGTATGGATGGTTTTCAGGGCGCTATTTTAAGTGTTAAAATAAAATATCTTAATGCATGGAATGAAGCGCGTCGCAAAAACGCGCTTTTATACAATTTAGCCCTCGAAGGTGTAGATGGTCTTATTCTGCCTAAAGAGGCTGATTTCGCAAAACACGTATATCATATTTATGCGATACGCGCTAAAGATCGTGACAATCTCATAGCCGGTCTTGCCGAGAAGGAAATTAATTGCGGAATCCACTATCCTATCCCGGTTCATTTGCAGACTGCTTACGATTTTCTGGGTTATTGCAAAGGAAGTTTGCCAGTTGCAGAGAAGTGTGCCGAAGAATTTGTTTCGCTGCCGATGTTCCCGGAATTAACCAAGGATCAGATTGAGTATGTAGCTAATGGAATAAGGGATCTTCTCTAAAGCGAGATACATTTACATTGTTTCTGATTCCCAAGGATTAACGGGCATGAACGCCGTATTTTTGCATTCTTTTTTGCTATCTCATGGACCTTCAAATTATTAACCCAATCAATTTTGTAGGATGGGACAGCCTGGTTCTTGAAAAATCCGGCTATTCTTTCTTTCACTCATCTGCCTGGGCAAGAGTACTGAGC is a window from the Pseudomonadota bacterium genome containing:
- a CDS encoding acyltransferase, translating into MSQYLSVSDDVKLGKNIKLSKFINLYGCSIGDNTKIGAFVEVQKNAVIGKNCKISSHTFICEGVTIEDNVFVGHGVAFINDLYPRATNPEGALQTEEDWKVEPTLVKRGASIGSGSTILCNVTIGENAVIGAGSVVTKDVPPDMIVAGNPARILRKIQEVKP
- a CDS encoding DegT/DnrJ/EryC1/StrS family aminotransferase; this encodes MKVPFLDLKMQYQSLRTEINQALQNVMDNTAFAGGPLVAQFEKEFAAFCGSEHAIGVGSGTDALWLSLIALGVGEGDEVITVPDTFIATAEAISFCGAKPVFVDVDEKTYNMDTSLIEAAITSKTKAIIPVHLFGQTADMDSIMDIAREHGLHVIEDACQAHGALYKGNSAGTMGDAGCFSFYPGKNLGAYGEAGAVVTNNGDMADRIRILRDHGQAKKYYHNFIGWNARMDGFQGAILSVKIKYLNAWNEARRKNALLYNLALEGVDGLILPKEADFAKHVYHIYAIRAKDRDNLIAGLAEKEINCGIHYPIPVHLQTAYDFLGYCKGSLPVAEKCAEEFVSLPMFPELTKDQIEYVANGIRDLL